A single Dunckerocampus dactyliophorus isolate RoL2022-P2 chromosome 2, RoL_Ddac_1.1, whole genome shotgun sequence DNA region contains:
- the lcmt1 gene encoding leucine carboxyl methyltransferase 1 isoform X3 produces MAARHPFTDTDTSDEAVRATCDDATACKRFAISKGYWTDPYIQYFVRSVGERKAPEINRGYYGRVKGVNHLLDAFIRKTACDCQVINLGAGLDTTFWRLKNENLLPRKFFEVDFPTVVARKIHYIKTKPPLSQPVIETHSTDSLLLVVPCALICSDAHSLDSDRYCIIGADLRDIAALDEKLKKFHLNPELPTLLLSECVLVYMTPAQSSNLVHWAADTFHTAMFINYEQVNMNDRFGQVMIENLQRRQCTLAGVEVCQSLDSQSVLLVEGAVSPVGLGSR; encoded by the exons ATGGCAGCGCGGCACCCCTTCACAGACACTGATACTTCCGATGAAGCAGTGAGGGCAACGTGTGACGATGCTACGGCTTGCAAAAG gTTTGCTATTAGTAAAGGATACTGGACAGACCCTTACATCCAGTATTTTGTTAGATCTGTTGGTGAGCGGAAGGCACCTGAAATCAACAGAG GATATTATGGCCGTGTTAAAGGTGTCAACCATCTCCTTGATGCATTTATAAGAAAAACAGCATGTGACTGTCAAGTGATCAACCTTGGCGCCGGGCTGGACACCACCTTCTGGAGACTCAAG AATGAAAACCTCTTGCCGAGGAAGTTCTTTGAGGTTGATTTTCCTACTGTTGTGGCCAGGAAAATACACTATATAAA GACCAAACCGCCCTTATCCCAGCCTGTCATTGAAACACACTCAACAGACTCCTTGCTACTAG TTGTACCATGTGCGCTCATTTGCTCAGACGCCCACAGTCTTGACTCGGATCGGTACTGCATCATCGGAGCAGACCTCAGAGACATCGCTGCTTTGGATGAAAAACTGAAGAAGTTCCATCTTAACCCAGA GTTACCTACATTGCTCCTGTCGGAGTGTGTGCTGGTTTACATGACTCCCGCCCAGTCCTCCAATTTAGTTCACTGGGCTGCAGACACCTTTCACACGGCCATGTTCATCAACTATGAACAG GTGAACATGAACGACCGTTTTGGCCAGGTAATGATTGAGAACCTGCAGCGGCGTCAGTGCACCCTGGCAGGAGTGGAGGTGTGCCAGTCTCTGGACTCTCAG AGTGTGTTGCTTGTAGAAGGAGCGGTTTCTCCGGTTGGGTTGGGATCACGCTGA
- the lcmt1 gene encoding leucine carboxyl methyltransferase 1 isoform X1: MAARHPFTDTDTSDEAVRATCDDATACKRFAISKGYWTDPYIQYFVRSVGERKAPEINRGYYGRVKGVNHLLDAFIRKTACDCQVINLGAGLDTTFWRLKNENLLPRKFFEVDFPTVVARKIHYIKTKPPLSQPVIETHSTDSLLLVVPCALICSDAHSLDSDRYCIIGADLRDIAALDEKLKKFHLNPELPTLLLSECVLVYMTPAQSSNLVHWAADTFHTAMFINYEQVNMNDRFGQVMIENLQRRQCTLAGVEVCQSLDSQKERFLRLGWDHADALDMVTIYSMLPQDEVERIERLEFLDEKELLQQLLQHYSICWATKDKLSLGLSQLAF, encoded by the exons ATGGCAGCGCGGCACCCCTTCACAGACACTGATACTTCCGATGAAGCAGTGAGGGCAACGTGTGACGATGCTACGGCTTGCAAAAG gTTTGCTATTAGTAAAGGATACTGGACAGACCCTTACATCCAGTATTTTGTTAGATCTGTTGGTGAGCGGAAGGCACCTGAAATCAACAGAG GATATTATGGCCGTGTTAAAGGTGTCAACCATCTCCTTGATGCATTTATAAGAAAAACAGCATGTGACTGTCAAGTGATCAACCTTGGCGCCGGGCTGGACACCACCTTCTGGAGACTCAAG AATGAAAACCTCTTGCCGAGGAAGTTCTTTGAGGTTGATTTTCCTACTGTTGTGGCCAGGAAAATACACTATATAAA GACCAAACCGCCCTTATCCCAGCCTGTCATTGAAACACACTCAACAGACTCCTTGCTACTAG TTGTACCATGTGCGCTCATTTGCTCAGACGCCCACAGTCTTGACTCGGATCGGTACTGCATCATCGGAGCAGACCTCAGAGACATCGCTGCTTTGGATGAAAAACTGAAGAAGTTCCATCTTAACCCAGA GTTACCTACATTGCTCCTGTCGGAGTGTGTGCTGGTTTACATGACTCCCGCCCAGTCCTCCAATTTAGTTCACTGGGCTGCAGACACCTTTCACACGGCCATGTTCATCAACTATGAACAG GTGAACATGAACGACCGTTTTGGCCAGGTAATGATTGAGAACCTGCAGCGGCGTCAGTGCACCCTGGCAGGAGTGGAGGTGTGCCAGTCTCTGGACTCTCAG AAGGAGCGGTTTCTCCGGTTGGGTTGGGATCACGCTGATGCTCTGGACATGGTGACAATCTACAGTATGCTTCCTCAGGATGAAGTGGAACG AATTGAGCGTCTGGAGTTCCTCGATGAGAAGGAGCTGTTGCAGCAGCTTCTGCAGCACTACAGCATCTGCTGGGCCACCAAAGACAAGCTCAGTCTAG GTCTGTCACAGTTGGCATTTTGA
- the lcmt1 gene encoding leucine carboxyl methyltransferase 1 isoform X2, with protein MAARHPFTDTDTSDEAVRATCDDATACKRFAISKGYWTDPYIQYFVRSVGERKAPEINRGYYGRVKGVNHLLDAFIRKTACDCQVINLGAGLDTTFWRLKNENLLPRKFFEVDFPTVVARKIHYIKTKPPLSQPVIETHSTDSLLLDAHSLDSDRYCIIGADLRDIAALDEKLKKFHLNPELPTLLLSECVLVYMTPAQSSNLVHWAADTFHTAMFINYEQVNMNDRFGQVMIENLQRRQCTLAGVEVCQSLDSQKERFLRLGWDHADALDMVTIYSMLPQDEVERIERLEFLDEKELLQQLLQHYSICWATKDKLSLGLSQLAF; from the exons ATGGCAGCGCGGCACCCCTTCACAGACACTGATACTTCCGATGAAGCAGTGAGGGCAACGTGTGACGATGCTACGGCTTGCAAAAG gTTTGCTATTAGTAAAGGATACTGGACAGACCCTTACATCCAGTATTTTGTTAGATCTGTTGGTGAGCGGAAGGCACCTGAAATCAACAGAG GATATTATGGCCGTGTTAAAGGTGTCAACCATCTCCTTGATGCATTTATAAGAAAAACAGCATGTGACTGTCAAGTGATCAACCTTGGCGCCGGGCTGGACACCACCTTCTGGAGACTCAAG AATGAAAACCTCTTGCCGAGGAAGTTCTTTGAGGTTGATTTTCCTACTGTTGTGGCCAGGAAAATACACTATATAAA GACCAAACCGCCCTTATCCCAGCCTGTCATTGAAACACACTCAACAGACTCCTTGCTACTAG ACGCCCACAGTCTTGACTCGGATCGGTACTGCATCATCGGAGCAGACCTCAGAGACATCGCTGCTTTGGATGAAAAACTGAAGAAGTTCCATCTTAACCCAGA GTTACCTACATTGCTCCTGTCGGAGTGTGTGCTGGTTTACATGACTCCCGCCCAGTCCTCCAATTTAGTTCACTGGGCTGCAGACACCTTTCACACGGCCATGTTCATCAACTATGAACAG GTGAACATGAACGACCGTTTTGGCCAGGTAATGATTGAGAACCTGCAGCGGCGTCAGTGCACCCTGGCAGGAGTGGAGGTGTGCCAGTCTCTGGACTCTCAG AAGGAGCGGTTTCTCCGGTTGGGTTGGGATCACGCTGATGCTCTGGACATGGTGACAATCTACAGTATGCTTCCTCAGGATGAAGTGGAACG AATTGAGCGTCTGGAGTTCCTCGATGAGAAGGAGCTGTTGCAGCAGCTTCTGCAGCACTACAGCATCTGCTGGGCCACCAAAGACAAGCTCAGTCTAG GTCTGTCACAGTTGGCATTTTGA